The Xiphophorus couchianus chromosome 14, X_couchianus-1.0, whole genome shotgun sequence genome includes a region encoding these proteins:
- the LOC114156838 gene encoding perforin-1-like: MPSCLTSGFLLLSLLLQIGTNAAPLEPGHDLLEDTADGDVDARRNMLGTLSVIIVRGIGLNGDKIGDTDAFARMWYGAMSFSTPKIKSDNPTWNAVFNLGHVETHLPLKVEVWDQDVANDDCLISCTHYLTQGTHTFTCQGNGQVEVNYSLTCDPGLTGNQCELYQ; the protein is encoded by the exons ATGCCATCCTGTTTGACCTCAGGGTTTCTCCTCCTCAGCCTCCTGCTACAGATCGGGACCAACGCTGCTCCTCTGGAACCGGGTCATGACCTGCTAGAAGACACGGCTGATGGCGATGTCGACGCCAGGCGCAACATGTTGGGGACTCTGTCCGTGATCATTGTCCGAGGCATCGGTCTGAACGGAGATAAAATCGGAGATACTGATGC TTTTGCCAGGATGTGGTACGGAGCCATGTCTTTCAGTACCccaaaaatcaaatcagacAATCCAACGTGGAACGCTGTGTTTAATTTGGGCCAT gTGGAAACACATCTTCCCCTGAAGGTTGAGGTTTGGGACCAGGACGTGGCAAATGATGACTGCCTCATCTCGTGCACTCATTATCTGACCCAGGGAACCCACACCTTCACCTGCCAAGGGAACGGACAAGTGGAGGTGAACTATTCCCTGACCTGTGACCCCGGCCTTACTGGAAACCAATGTGAGCTGTACCAGTAA